Proteins from one Bradyrhizobium amphicarpaeae genomic window:
- a CDS encoding 3-hydroxybutyryl-CoA dehydrogenase, with amino-acid sequence MAAVIKKVGVIGAGQMGNGIAHVAALAGFDVVLNDVSSDRLKSGMATINGNLARQVSKKGVTEDDKAKAIARISLAEKLDGLADCDLVIETAVEKEEVKRKIFHELCAVLKPEAIVASDTSSISITRLAAATDRPERFIGIHFMNPVPLMELVELIRGIATDDQTFEASKEFVAKLGKQVAVSEDFPAFIVNRILLPMINEAIYTLYEGVGNVEAIDAAMKLGAHHPMGPLELADFIGLDTCLSIMQVLHEGLADSKYRPCPLLVKYVEAGWLGRKTQRGFYDYRGAKPVPTR; translated from the coding sequence ATGGCGGCAGTGATCAAGAAGGTCGGCGTGATCGGCGCGGGTCAGATGGGCAACGGCATCGCGCATGTCGCGGCGCTGGCCGGCTTCGACGTGGTGCTCAACGACGTCTCGTCCGACCGTCTCAAATCGGGCATGGCCACCATCAACGGCAATCTGGCGCGCCAGGTCTCCAAGAAGGGCGTCACCGAGGACGACAAGGCCAAGGCGATCGCCCGTATCTCGCTCGCCGAGAAGCTCGACGGTCTCGCCGACTGCGATCTCGTGATCGAGACTGCGGTTGAGAAGGAAGAGGTCAAGCGCAAGATCTTCCACGAGCTCTGCGCCGTGTTGAAGCCCGAGGCGATCGTCGCCTCCGACACGTCCTCGATTTCGATCACCCGGCTTGCCGCCGCCACCGACCGGCCCGAGCGCTTCATCGGCATTCACTTCATGAATCCGGTGCCGCTGATGGAGCTGGTGGAGCTGATCCGCGGCATCGCGACCGACGACCAGACCTTCGAGGCGTCCAAGGAATTCGTCGCCAAGCTCGGCAAGCAGGTCGCGGTCTCCGAGGATTTCCCGGCCTTCATCGTCAACCGCATCCTGCTCCCGATGATCAACGAGGCGATCTACACGCTGTATGAAGGCGTCGGCAATGTCGAGGCGATCGACGCGGCGATGAAGCTCGGCGCCCACCATCCGATGGGCCCGCTGGAGCTCGCCGATTTCATCGGCCTCGATACCTGTCTCTCCATCATGCAGGTGCTGCATGAGGGCCTCGCCGATTCCAAGTACCGTCCGTGCCCGCTGCTGGTGAAATATGTCGAGGCCGGCTGGCTCGGCCGCAAGACACAGCGCGGCTTCTACGATTACCGCGGCGCCAAGCCGGTTCCGACGCGGTAG
- the tlpA gene encoding thiol:disulfide interchange protein TlpA — MLDKKPSATRRVPLVIATVVVGGLAGFAALYGLGLSRSPSGDPACKPAVATAQKIAPLAHGELAALTMASAPLKLPDLTFEDSDGKPKKLSDFRGKTLLVNLWATWCVPCRKEMPALDELQGKLSGPNFEVVAINIDTRDPEKPKTFLKEANLTRLGYFNDQKAKVFQDLKAIGRALGMPTSVLVDPQGCEIATIAGPAEWASEDALKLIRAATGKAAASF, encoded by the coding sequence ATGCTCGACAAGAAGCCCTCCGCCACGCGCCGGGTCCCCCTCGTCATCGCCACCGTGGTGGTCGGAGGGCTGGCCGGCTTCGCCGCGCTGTACGGGCTGGGCCTGAGCCGGTCGCCGTCGGGCGATCCGGCCTGCAAGCCGGCGGTGGCGACGGCGCAGAAAATCGCCCCGCTGGCCCACGGCGAGCTGGCGGCGCTGACCATGGCGAGCGCGCCTCTCAAGCTGCCCGACCTCACCTTCGAGGATTCCGACGGCAAGCCGAAAAAGCTGTCCGATTTCCGCGGCAAGACGCTGCTGGTGAACCTCTGGGCCACTTGGTGCGTGCCGTGCCGGAAGGAAATGCCGGCGCTGGACGAGCTCCAGGGCAAGCTGTCGGGCCCGAATTTCGAGGTGGTGGCGATCAATATCGACACCCGCGACCCCGAGAAGCCGAAGACCTTCCTGAAAGAGGCCAATCTAACCAGGCTCGGCTACTTCAATGATCAGAAAGCAAAGGTTTTTCAGGATCTTAAAGCGATAGGCCGGGCTCTGGGCATGCCGACCTCGGTGCTGGTCGATCCGCAAGGCTGTGAGATCGCGACGATCGCGGGGCCGGCGGAATGGGCGAGCGAAGACGCGCTCAAGCTGATCCGGGCAGCGACGGGCAAGGCCGCCGCGTCGTTTTGA